One genomic region from Fusobacteriaceae bacterium encodes:
- a CDS encoding DEAD/DEAH box helicase, producing METLTEFKELGLGEKILKTLSKKGYEVPTPIQKLTIPALLNGDKDIVGQAQTGTGKTAAYALPILERLIPDGHIQAIVLAPTRELALQVAEETNSLSPSRRIRVAPVYGGQSIEYQIRQLKSGVDIVVGTPGRVIDLMNRRILKLDHLKFFILDEADEMLNMGFIEDIELIMGRTNPDKRILCFSATMPPEILKIAENYMGDYEKLAVKSKELTTDLADQIYFEVHERDKFEALCRIIDLAEDFYGLVFCRTKNDVNELAGKLNDRSYGAEALHGDITQTSREHTLRRFKNRKINILVATDVAARGLDINELSHVINYSIPQEAESYVHRIGRTGRAGKEGLAITFITPQEYRRLLQIQRIVKTEIRRETIPGARDIIEVKKARLIDDINGILDVGVPENYEKIAEELLRDHDAREIVAALLKNSYEDVLDENSYAEINTNSIHLDESGKVRLFVGVGRKQDMTPRKLIDFITEKSGVAPKAIRNVEIYEGFSFVTAPFMEAEAILDVFKKKSRGHKPLISKAKDKVKTKTKR from the coding sequence ATGGAAACATTAACGGAATTCAAAGAATTGGGACTGGGAGAAAAAATATTAAAAACATTGTCGAAAAAAGGATACGAGGTCCCTACCCCGATCCAAAAGCTGACCATACCGGCCTTGCTGAACGGAGACAAAGATATCGTGGGACAGGCCCAGACCGGCACCGGGAAGACGGCGGCCTACGCGCTCCCGATCCTCGAGCGCCTGATCCCCGACGGACATATACAGGCCATCGTGCTGGCCCCGACCCGGGAGCTGGCCCTGCAAGTGGCCGAAGAGACCAACAGCCTCTCGCCGAGCCGCCGGATCAGGGTCGCGCCGGTCTACGGCGGACAATCCATTGAGTATCAGATTCGCCAGCTCAAAAGCGGCGTCGATATCGTCGTGGGTACGCCCGGTCGGGTCATCGACCTCATGAACCGGCGGATCCTCAAGCTGGATCATCTGAAATTCTTCATCCTCGACGAGGCCGACGAAATGCTGAACATGGGCTTTATCGAGGACATCGAGCTCATTATGGGCAGAACGAATCCCGACAAGCGGATTCTGTGCTTTTCGGCCACCATGCCCCCGGAAATCCTCAAAATCGCCGAAAATTACATGGGCGATTACGAAAAACTGGCGGTCAAGTCCAAGGAACTGACGACGGACCTCGCCGACCAGATTTACTTCGAGGTCCACGAGCGGGACAAATTCGAGGCCCTCTGCCGGATCATCGACCTGGCCGAAGATTTTTACGGCCTCGTGTTCTGCCGAACGAAAAACGACGTCAACGAGCTGGCCGGGAAACTGAACGACCGCTCTTACGGGGCCGAGGCGCTCCACGGCGACATCACCCAGACGAGTCGGGAACACACGCTGCGGCGCTTCAAAAATAGAAAGATCAACATCCTCGTGGCGACCGACGTGGCGGCCAGAGGTCTCGACATCAACGAGCTCTCCCACGTGATCAACTATTCGATCCCTCAGGAAGCCGAATCCTACGTGCACCGGATCGGACGGACGGGCAGGGCCGGCAAGGAAGGCCTGGCCATAACCTTCATCACGCCCCAGGAATACCGCAGGCTTTTGCAGATCCAGCGGATCGTGAAGACCGAGATTCGCCGCGAGACCATCCCCGGCGCCCGGGACATTATCGAGGTCAAGAAGGCGCGGCTGATCGATGACATCAACGGCATTCTCGACGTTGGCGTACCCGAAAACTATGAAAAAATCGCCGAAGAGCTTTTGCGGGACCATGACGCCAGGGAAATCGTGGCGGCGCTGCTCAAAAATTCTTACGAGGACGTCCTCGACGAAAACAGCTACGCGGAAATCAATACAAATTCCATCCACTTGGATGAAAGCGGCAAAGTAAGGCTGTTTGTGGGCGTAGGCCGCAAGCAGGACATGACGCCCCGGAAGCTCATCGACTTCATCACGGAAAAATCGGGCGTGGCTCCCAAGGCCATCCGGAACGTGGAAATCTACGAGGGATTTTCCTTTGTGACGGCCCCCTTTATGGAAGCGGAAGCCATCCTCGACGTCTTCAAAAAGAAGAGCCGGGGGCACAAGCCCCTGATTTCCAAGGCAAAAGACAAGGTCAAAACGAAAACAAAGAGGTAA